Proteins co-encoded in one alpha proteobacterium HIMB5 genomic window:
- a CDS encoding FAD dependent oxidoreductase (PFAM: FAD dependent oxidoreductase): protein MDDVVIVGGGIIGAATAYFLSKEGRKVKVIERDPTYKTASFPLSLGGFRRQFFQKENILLGKFARDFVFQIPELLKTEKNPNPTASMVTNGYLLMFGKEHAEEQYKALENHKACDAGTKNIEGSDLSNYFPYMVNDDIETATFTDNKSEGWIDPFLFHSALKSKAIELGAEFIKGDVKSLSEIKAKTIVSAAGCWTKELLEDIPVEPQKHTVFRVKCPKHIPEMPLCGDLTTGVYWRPEGKEYLAGSPKSVFDADDLEPAWDDFEEYVWPALAKRMPAFEELKLTGGWAGYYDCNRLDNNAVVGKHPKFDNVYLATGFTGRGLMQAPGIGRALTELITTGAYQSIDISNMAVERVLGKEARHEPYVL from the coding sequence ATGGATGATGTAGTAATAGTTGGTGGTGGAATAATTGGAGCAGCTACTGCTTATTTTTTATCAAAAGAAGGTAGAAAAGTTAAAGTAATAGAAAGAGACCCAACTTATAAAACAGCATCTTTCCCTTTGTCCCTAGGAGGTTTTAGAAGACAATTTTTTCAAAAAGAAAATATTTTATTAGGTAAGTTTGCTAGAGATTTTGTTTTTCAAATACCAGAACTATTAAAAACTGAAAAGAATCCTAATCCAACAGCAAGTATGGTTACAAATGGATATTTACTAATGTTTGGAAAAGAGCACGCAGAAGAACAGTACAAAGCTTTAGAAAATCATAAAGCGTGCGATGCAGGCACTAAAAATATTGAAGGATCAGATTTATCTAATTATTTTCCATATATGGTTAATGATGATATTGAAACCGCAACCTTCACAGATAATAAAAGCGAAGGTTGGATAGATCCTTTTTTGTTCCACAGCGCCTTAAAGAGTAAAGCAATTGAATTGGGAGCTGAATTTATTAAGGGAGATGTTAAATCTCTTTCAGAAATAAAGGCTAAAACTATAGTTTCCGCTGCTGGCTGTTGGACCAAAGAATTACTTGAGGATATACCTGTTGAACCACAAAAACATACTGTCTTTAGAGTTAAATGCCCTAAGCATATTCCAGAAATGCCTTTGTGTGGGGATTTAACAACAGGAGTTTATTGGAGACCTGAAGGAAAAGAATATTTAGCGGGATCGCCAAAATCAGTTTTTGATGCAGATGATTTAGAACCAGCATGGGATGATTTTGAAGAATATGTTTGGCCAGCTCTAGCAAAAAGAATGCCAGCTTTTGAAGAATTAAAATTGACTGGTGGATGGGCAGGTTATTATGATTGCAATAGATTGGATAACAATGCTGTCGTAGGGAAACACCCAAAGTTTGATAATGTTTATCTTGCTACAGGTTTTACTGGTAGAGGATTAATGCAAGCTCCTGGTATTGGAAGAGCATTAACAGAATTAATAACTACAGGCGCATACCAATCCATTGATATAAGCAATATGGCTGTTGAAAGAGTTTTAGGTAAAGAAGCAAGACACGAACCTTACGTACTATAA
- a CDS encoding Cyclopropane-fatty-acyl-phospholipid synthase (PFAM: Cyclopropane-fatty-acyl-phospholipid synthase) has translation MFLNKTADKLVFNFLRTIKNGYLEFTTCEGELLKFGNTDHSLKANIKIKNPNFNYNLIRGGSIGFAESYMRGEFETDNLSDLIELTARNIQVIYKFSGLLDLPIINFFKNKIIKNTKNRSKENIAKHYDLGNDFFSLWLDDTLTYSSAIFEDTSKNLSVAQNNKYQKLIDLINPSSGDKVLEIGCGWGGFAEYLGKKYDVKLDCITISKKQFEYAKERIYKCGLNEKVNIEIKDYRDLHGKYNSIASIEMIEAVGQNYLESYFKTIKHNLSSGGKAAIQAITIDDSLFDRYKNKQDFIQKYIFPGGFLPNKNSINKYVSDNDLTINSYISYADHYAETLAIWRKEFLRKWDIIKNQGFDLTFKRMWEFYLSYCEAGFKSKNIDLIQFSMQNK, from the coding sequence ATGTTTTTGAATAAGACAGCAGATAAATTAGTTTTTAATTTTTTAAGAACGATTAAAAATGGATACCTTGAATTTACCACTTGTGAAGGTGAATTGTTAAAGTTTGGTAATACAGATCATTCTTTAAAAGCAAATATTAAGATTAAAAATCCAAATTTTAATTATAATTTAATAAGAGGTGGAAGCATTGGTTTTGCTGAAAGTTATATGAGAGGTGAATTTGAAACAGATAATCTTTCAGATTTAATTGAATTAACAGCTAGAAATATTCAAGTTATATATAAATTTTCAGGTTTGCTTGATCTACCTATAATAAATTTTTTTAAAAATAAAATAATTAAAAACACAAAAAATCGAAGTAAAGAAAATATCGCAAAACATTATGATCTAGGAAATGATTTTTTTTCTTTGTGGCTTGATGATACTTTAACTTACTCAAGCGCAATCTTTGAAGATACTTCAAAAAATTTAAGTGTTGCTCAAAACAATAAATATCAAAAACTAATAGATCTTATTAATCCTAGTTCTGGAGATAAAGTGTTAGAGATTGGATGTGGTTGGGGTGGTTTTGCAGAATACCTAGGTAAGAAATATGATGTGAAATTAGATTGTATTACTATTTCAAAAAAACAATTCGAATATGCAAAAGAGAGAATTTATAAATGTGGTTTGAATGAAAAAGTAAATATAGAAATTAAAGATTATCGAGATCTTCATGGAAAGTATAATTCAATTGCCTCAATTGAAATGATAGAAGCAGTTGGACAAAATTATCTAGAAAGTTATTTTAAAACAATAAAACATAACTTATCCAGTGGGGGAAAAGCTGCCATTCAAGCAATAACGATTGATGATAGTTTGTTTGATAGATACAAAAATAAACAAGATTTTATTCAAAAATATATTTTTCCAGGTGGATTTCTTCCTAACAAAAATAGTATTAATAAATACGTTTCAGATAATGACTTAACAATCAATTCATATATTTCTTATGCAGACCATTATGCAGAAACTTTGGCAATCTGGAGAAAAGAATTTTTAAGAAAGTGGGATATTATTAAAAATCAAGGATTTGATCTGACGTTTAAAAGAATGTGGGAATTTTATCTATCTTATTGTGAAGCCGGATTTAAATCCAAAAATATTGATTTAATTCAATTTTCAATGCAGAATAAATAG
- a CDS encoding hypothetical protein (PFAM: Uncharacterized ACR, YdiU/UPF0061 family), translated as MTIGWHFDNSYYKLPKSFREEIDPVPVKKPELILLNENLAKNLSLDFSDLNKNEISHTLSGNDLPKGSNSIAQAYAGHQFGHFTMLGDGRAVLIGEHISKSNERFDIQFKGSGKTSFSRSGDGRAALGPMLREYIISEALHFLDIPTTRSLAVVKTGEEVFREEVLKGAILTRIASSHIRVGTFQYIAARQKKDELEILVDYVIDRHYPNIKNEKNKALELLKVLMEKQINLVINWMRVGFIHGVMNTDNMSVSGESIDFGPCAFMDTYNSNTVFSSIDQFGRYSFSNQPKITKWNITRFAECLLPLIDENENKAIELATEVIDKFENKYQRKWLNMMRDKLGMFGEESSDTDLINELYNVMEIQKLDFTNTFCHLMKIKIDENESYMQDEFTKWKKKWLKRLKANVSPNDNQLELMRKNNPIFIPRNYHVEKALEKANEGKLELLRKLLNVIEQPYEINDQGLEFINPGPENKNYRTFCGT; from the coding sequence ATGACCATTGGATGGCATTTTGATAATTCTTACTACAAACTACCTAAATCATTTAGAGAGGAAATAGATCCTGTTCCTGTAAAAAAACCAGAGTTAATACTGCTTAATGAGAATTTAGCTAAAAACTTAAGTTTAGATTTTTCAGATTTAAATAAAAATGAAATTTCTCATACTCTTTCAGGCAACGATTTACCCAAAGGTAGCAATTCAATAGCTCAAGCTTATGCTGGTCATCAATTTGGTCATTTTACAATGTTAGGTGATGGACGAGCTGTATTAATCGGAGAACATATTTCTAAATCTAATGAAAGATTTGATATTCAATTCAAAGGTTCAGGCAAAACTTCTTTTTCAAGAAGTGGTGATGGTAGAGCTGCTCTTGGACCAATGTTAAGAGAATATATTATAAGTGAAGCTTTACACTTCTTAGATATTCCTACTACGAGAAGTCTTGCGGTGGTAAAAACTGGAGAAGAAGTTTTTCGAGAGGAAGTTTTGAAAGGAGCCATTCTTACTAGAATTGCATCAAGCCATATAAGAGTTGGAACTTTTCAATATATTGCTGCCAGACAAAAAAAAGATGAGTTAGAAATTCTTGTAGACTATGTAATTGATAGACACTATCCAAATATTAAAAATGAAAAAAATAAAGCGTTAGAACTTTTAAAAGTACTAATGGAGAAACAAATAAATTTAGTAATCAATTGGATGAGAGTAGGATTTATTCATGGGGTAATGAATACTGATAATATGTCAGTATCTGGTGAAAGTATTGATTTTGGACCTTGTGCTTTTATGGATACATATAATTCCAACACAGTATTTAGTTCAATAGATCAATTTGGAAGATACTCTTTTTCAAACCAACCAAAAATTACAAAATGGAATATTACAAGATTTGCTGAGTGTTTGCTTCCATTAATTGATGAAAATGAAAATAAAGCCATAGAGTTAGCAACTGAAGTTATTGATAAATTTGAAAATAAATATCAAAGAAAGTGGTTAAACATGATGAGAGATAAACTAGGTATGTTTGGTGAAGAGAGTTCAGACACAGATCTTATTAATGAATTATATAATGTTATGGAGATACAAAAATTAGATTTTACAAATACCTTTTGTCATTTAATGAAAATTAAAATTGATGAAAATGAAAGTTATATGCAGGATGAATTTACAAAATGGAAAAAAAAATGGTTAAAAAGATTAAAAGCTAATGTATCTCCAAATGATAATCAGCTTGAACTAATGAGAAAAAATAATCCTATATTTATTCCAAGAAATTATCATGTCGAGAAAGCTTTAGAGAAGGCAAACGAAGGTAAATTAGAACTTCTAAGGAAACTATTAAATGTTATTGAACAACCATACGAAATTAATGATCAAGGTTTAGAATTCATTAATCCTGGACCAGAAAATAAAAATTATAGAACGTTTTGTGGAACTTAA
- a CDS encoding Flavin containing amine oxidoreductase (PFAM: Flavin containing amine oxidoreductase) translates to MKIAVVGSGISGLSAAYYLSKKHHVDLFEKEDHFGGHSYTVDLIFDEKKVSIDIGFIVFNFQTYPNLINFFKENDVQIEKSDMSFSVSVENTNFEYCGKGLNGIFSNRSNLFNLNFLKMFFDIIKFYKNSEKINVKDQKLTLGEYLTNNELSKTFINYHIIPMVSAIWSMPPYEASKMPITFFLKFFQNHGLFKIKNRPQWYTVTNRSRTYVNKVISKISGEYFKNYKIRKIIRKSKGLDLYYGGESEYFNYDKVIIATHADEALKLIDDPTSDETKILSNFSYKENIAYIHTDKIAMPKNKKAWSSWNSSINDKNLDKNSITYWLNLLQNLKCDQDIFLTLNPYFEIDESKILKKVKFTHPYYDQQALDAQFELSSLQNKKDLLFCGSYFGYGFHEDGIKSSIEMLKYLND, encoded by the coding sequence ATGAAAATAGCTGTAGTTGGTTCTGGCATATCAGGCTTAAGTGCAGCTTATTATTTATCAAAAAAACATCATGTTGATCTTTTTGAAAAAGAAGATCATTTTGGTGGCCATTCTTATACAGTTGATCTAATTTTTGATGAAAAGAAAGTCTCTATAGATATTGGTTTTATTGTATTTAATTTTCAAACTTATCCGAATTTAATTAATTTTTTTAAAGAAAATGATGTTCAGATTGAAAAAAGTGACATGTCTTTCTCTGTATCAGTAGAAAACACAAATTTTGAATATTGCGGAAAAGGTTTAAATGGAATTTTTTCCAATAGATCTAATTTATTTAATCTAAATTTTTTAAAAATGTTTTTTGATATAATTAAATTTTATAAAAATAGTGAAAAAATTAATGTTAAAGATCAGAAATTAACTCTAGGAGAATATTTAACAAATAACGAACTATCAAAAACTTTTATCAATTATCATATTATCCCAATGGTATCTGCAATCTGGTCCATGCCTCCATATGAAGCAAGTAAGATGCCTATAACATTCTTTTTAAAATTTTTTCAAAATCATGGACTATTTAAAATAAAAAATAGACCTCAATGGTATACAGTTACAAATAGAAGTAGAACCTATGTCAATAAAGTAATTTCAAAGATAAGTGGTGAATATTTTAAAAATTACAAAATAAGAAAAATTATACGAAAATCAAAAGGTTTGGATTTATACTATGGGGGAGAAAGTGAATATTTTAATTATGATAAGGTTATAATAGCAACTCACGCTGATGAAGCATTAAAATTGATTGATGATCCCACAAGTGATGAAACAAAAATTTTATCAAATTTTAGCTACAAGGAAAATATTGCATATATTCATACAGACAAAATAGCGATGCCAAAAAATAAAAAAGCATGGTCTTCATGGAACTCATCAATTAATGATAAAAATTTAGATAAAAACTCTATAACTTATTGGTTAAATCTTTTGCAAAATCTTAAATGTGATCAGGACATTTTTTTAACACTTAATCCTTATTTTGAGATTGATGAGAGCAAAATACTTAAAAAAGTTAAATTTACTCATCCTTATTACGATCAACAAGCATTAGATGCTCAATTTGAATTATCTAGTTTACAAAATAAAAAAGATTTACTTTTTTGTGGCAGTTATTTTGGTTACGGTTTTCATGAAGATGGAATAAAATCATCTATTGAAATGCTAAAATACCTAAATGACTAA
- a CDS encoding glycine dehydrogenase, decarboxylating (PFAM: Glycine cleavage system P-protein~TIGRFAM: glycine dehydrogenase (decarboxylating)), which yields MLHNSQKDFLKRHIGPSIEEQAKMLEELNYKSLEDLIKNTVPEKIQLKDGLNIGESNSEYEALRKLKAISKKNQIYSNFIGMGYYGTYTPYVILRNILENPGWYTSYTPYQPEVAQGRLEMLLNFQQMIVDFTGMDIANASLLDEGTAAAEAMGLSHRLNKKDSNLVFVSENCHPQTIDVIQTRAEPMGLKVLVGDEDKILGQLKEDLVCGILQYPGTLGDIKDPSEAISKIHKKNGKAVLVCDLLALALLKNPRELGADIAVGSSQRFGIPMGYGGPHAAFFATKDEFKRSMPGRIIGVSVDRHGNKAYRLSLQTREQHIRRDKATSNICTAQALLAIVSAAYAIYHGPEGIRTIAERVSQLAKNFADKLKQSGYEIYSDHFFDTVTIVTKDKTDQIYKNALDQKVNIRRVNSEMLAVSFDEKKNVYRANQLLKIFNAAESIKKEDPTASLPNLPKNLLRTSKYLEHPVFNSYHSETEMLRYLKKLEDKDIALNRTMIALGSCTMKLNATAEMIPISWRELAEPHPFVPIEQMEGYRALFTDLKNWLRSITGFSGVSLQPNAGAQGEYAGLMVIRKYHLDRGEENRNICLIPSSAHGTNPASAQMVGMKVVVVDCDKEGNVDFEDLKKKAELHSENLGALMVTYPSTHGVFEEKIIDICELIHKHGGQVYMDGANLNALVGIARPGNFGPDVCHINLHKTFCIPHGGGGPGMGPIACKRHLQVYLPNHPVVKDCGPATGIGAVSAAPWGSSSILSISWMYIKMMGSEGLKYATEVAILNANYIANRLKDHFPILYKGANGNVAHECIIDIRNIKSETGITEEDIAKRLIDYGFHAPTMSWPVAGTMMIEPTESESLSELDRFCDTLINIKSEIDMIKSGEFDKLDNPIKNAPHTDMELASDEWSHKYSREQAAYPAKFLKTNKFWPPVARVDNVYGDKNIFCTCPSMDEFKEDAA from the coding sequence ATGTTACATAACTCTCAAAAAGATTTCTTAAAAAGACATATTGGACCTTCTATAGAAGAACAAGCTAAGATGCTTGAAGAACTAAATTATAAATCCTTAGAAGATTTAATTAAAAATACTGTTCCAGAAAAAATCCAATTGAAAGATGGTTTAAATATTGGAGAGTCAAATTCAGAGTATGAAGCTTTGAGAAAATTAAAAGCAATTTCTAAAAAAAATCAAATTTATTCAAATTTTATTGGTATGGGTTATTATGGAACTTATACTCCATATGTTATTTTAAGAAATATTCTTGAGAACCCAGGATGGTACACCTCTTATACACCTTATCAGCCAGAAGTAGCTCAGGGAAGATTGGAAATGTTATTAAACTTTCAACAAATGATTGTTGATTTCACCGGCATGGACATAGCAAATGCATCTTTGCTTGATGAAGGAACAGCAGCTGCTGAGGCAATGGGATTAAGTCATAGATTAAATAAAAAAGATAGTAATTTAGTTTTTGTTTCAGAAAATTGTCATCCACAAACAATTGATGTAATTCAGACAAGAGCAGAGCCAATGGGATTAAAAGTTCTTGTTGGTGATGAAGATAAAATTTTAGGTCAATTAAAGGAAGATTTAGTTTGTGGAATTCTTCAATACCCTGGAACTTTAGGAGATATCAAAGATCCAAGTGAAGCTATCAGCAAAATTCATAAGAAAAATGGTAAAGCCGTACTAGTTTGTGATTTATTAGCTTTAGCATTACTTAAAAATCCAAGAGAATTAGGTGCAGATATTGCTGTTGGAAGTTCACAAAGGTTTGGAATCCCAATGGGTTATGGTGGACCACATGCAGCTTTTTTTGCAACTAAAGATGAATTTAAAAGATCTATGCCAGGAAGAATTATTGGTGTTTCTGTGGATAGACATGGAAATAAAGCTTACAGATTGTCTTTACAAACTAGAGAACAACACATCAGAAGAGACAAAGCGACAAGTAACATTTGTACTGCTCAGGCTCTGTTAGCAATTGTTTCAGCAGCATACGCTATTTACCACGGTCCAGAAGGTATTAGAACTATTGCTGAAAGAGTTTCTCAATTAGCTAAAAATTTTGCAGACAAGTTAAAGCAATCTGGATATGAAATTTATTCAGATCATTTCTTTGATACAGTTACAATTGTCACTAAAGATAAAACTGATCAAATATATAAAAATGCTCTTGATCAAAAGGTAAACATAAGAAGGGTAAATTCTGAAATGTTAGCAGTTTCTTTTGATGAAAAGAAAAATGTTTATAGAGCTAATCAATTATTAAAAATTTTCAATGCAGCTGAATCTATCAAAAAAGAAGATCCAACAGCAAGTTTACCTAATTTACCAAAAAATTTATTAAGAACTTCAAAATACTTAGAACACCCAGTTTTTAACTCGTATCACTCTGAAACTGAGATGCTTAGATATTTAAAAAAATTAGAAGATAAAGATATAGCTCTTAACAGAACTATGATTGCACTTGGTTCTTGTACTATGAAATTAAATGCTACTGCAGAAATGATACCAATTTCATGGAGAGAATTAGCAGAACCCCATCCTTTTGTCCCCATTGAACAAATGGAGGGATACAGAGCATTATTCACTGATCTTAAAAATTGGTTAAGATCAATTACTGGTTTTTCTGGAGTTTCACTTCAACCAAACGCAGGAGCTCAAGGAGAATATGCGGGATTAATGGTAATTAGAAAATATCATTTAGATAGAGGAGAAGAAAACAGAAATATATGTTTAATACCAAGCTCAGCACATGGAACAAATCCTGCAAGCGCACAAATGGTAGGAATGAAAGTTGTAGTTGTTGATTGCGATAAAGAGGGAAATGTTGATTTTGAAGATTTAAAGAAAAAAGCAGAACTTCATTCGGAAAACCTTGGAGCATTAATGGTCACATACCCATCTACTCATGGTGTATTTGAAGAAAAAATTATAGACATATGTGAGTTGATACACAAACATGGTGGTCAAGTTTACATGGATGGTGCAAATTTAAATGCACTTGTTGGAATAGCAAGACCAGGAAATTTTGGTCCGGATGTTTGTCATATAAATTTACACAAAACATTCTGCATCCCCCACGGTGGAGGAGGACCAGGCATGGGACCAATTGCATGCAAAAGACATTTACAAGTTTATCTACCTAATCATCCAGTTGTTAAAGATTGTGGACCAGCAACAGGCATAGGTGCTGTTTCTGCAGCCCCATGGGGAAGCTCAAGTATTTTATCAATCTCTTGGATGTATATAAAGATGATGGGTTCTGAAGGTCTGAAATATGCTACTGAAGTAGCTATTCTTAATGCAAATTATATTGCTAATAGACTAAAAGATCATTTTCCAATTTTATATAAAGGAGCTAATGGCAATGTAGCTCATGAGTGTATTATTGATATCAGAAATATTAAATCAGAGACTGGCATAACAGAGGAAGATATTGCTAAAAGATTGATCGATTATGGTTTTCACGCGCCAACAATGTCTTGGCCAGTCGCGGGAACTATGATGATTGAACCAACAGAAAGTGAGAGTTTATCTGAGCTTGATAGATTTTGTGATACTTTAATAAATATCAAATCTGAAATAGATATGATTAAGTCAGGTGAATTTGACAAACTAGATAATCCTATTAAGAATGCTCCTCATACAGACATGGAACTTGCTTCAGATGAATGGAGTCATAAATATTCAAGAGAACAAGCTGCATATCCTGCTAAGTTTTTAAAAACAAATAAATTTTGGCCACCTGTCGCAAGAGTGGACAATGTTTATGGAGATAAAAATATCTTTTGTACTTGTCCAAGTATGGATGAGTTTAAAGAAGATGCAGCATAA
- a CDS encoding hypothetical protein (PFAM: conserved hypothetical protein), translating into MTNSCIYNGKVIHKRFKPKEHYFKYSVFSLLIDLSELKKIDQEISFFSLNKFNLISFHEKDHGERDGSSLKEWVKKNLEQNRIETVNIKIKLLCYPRIFGYVFNPLSIFFVYNHNDKLVSILYEVKNTFNEQHTYVFRVDDENKLIQNNCSKKFHVSPFIEMNCKYFFRILSPDEKLSVIIDQYDQEGKILFASQDGKRAELNSSQLFKSYLKHPLMTIKIISAIHFEAFKLWMKGIKIIKKKIKIKNNITVEN; encoded by the coding sequence ATGACTAATTCGTGTATATATAATGGAAAAGTAATTCATAAACGTTTTAAACCTAAAGAACATTATTTTAAGTATAGTGTTTTCTCGCTTCTAATAGATTTATCTGAATTAAAAAAAATTGATCAGGAGATCAGCTTTTTTTCTTTAAACAAATTTAATTTAATTAGTTTTCATGAAAAGGATCATGGTGAACGGGATGGATCCTCTCTTAAAGAATGGGTTAAAAAAAATTTAGAGCAAAATAGAATAGAAACTGTAAATATAAAAATTAAGCTGCTTTGTTACCCTAGAATATTTGGTTATGTATTTAATCCACTAAGTATCTTTTTTGTTTACAATCATAATGATAAATTAGTATCTATTTTATATGAGGTAAAAAATACATTCAATGAACAACACACTTATGTTTTTAGAGTAGATGATGAGAATAAATTAATTCAAAATAATTGTTCAAAAAAATTTCATGTTTCACCTTTTATAGAAATGAATTGTAAATATTTTTTTAGGATTCTTTCACCTGATGAGAAACTTTCTGTAATTATTGATCAATATGATCAAGAAGGTAAAATTTTATTTGCATCTCAAGATGGAAAACGAGCAGAGCTCAACAGTAGTCAATTGTTCAAGTCATATTTAAAACACCCTCTAATGACAATAAAGATAATATCAGCAATCCATTTTGAAGCATTTAAATTATGGATGAAAGGAATTAAAATTATAAAAAAAAAAATAAAAATAAAAAACAATATAACAGTAGAAAATTAA
- a CDS encoding short chain dehydrogenase (PFAM: short chain dehydrogenase), with product MNKKTIWITGGSTGIGKALAIKFAEKNWNVAISARRVELLDELSKNYENIFSFPLDVTDKTKCIEVFNQIKTKFENIDICFFSTGTWNPKKEKEIDVEQMEDVFKVNFFGTVNSIKAVEQYYRERKKGTITIVSSIAGYRGLPNSTGYGPSKSALNNLAESLYFDFKRYNVRVCLVSPGFIKTPMTDKNDFKMPFLKTSEFAADQIYDGLINKNVFEIHFPKALTLTLKFFSFLPSKLYFKLVGKMTKHQKK from the coding sequence ATGAATAAAAAAACTATTTGGATAACCGGAGGCAGTACAGGAATTGGGAAAGCTTTAGCAATTAAATTTGCAGAAAAAAATTGGAATGTTGCTATATCTGCAAGAAGAGTTGAGCTTTTAGATGAGCTTTCAAAAAATTATGAAAATATCTTTTCATTTCCTTTAGACGTAACAGATAAAACAAAATGTATAGAAGTTTTTAATCAAATAAAAACTAAGTTTGAAAATATTGATATATGTTTTTTTTCTACTGGCACATGGAACCCAAAAAAAGAAAAAGAAATTGATGTTGAGCAAATGGAAGATGTTTTCAAAGTAAATTTTTTTGGAACAGTAAATTCTATTAAAGCGGTTGAGCAATATTATAGAGAAAGAAAAAAAGGTACAATAACTATAGTTTCATCTATTGCTGGTTATAGAGGATTACCTAATTCAACAGGCTATGGACCATCAAAATCAGCACTAAATAATTTAGCAGAAAGTTTATATTTTGATTTTAAAAGATATAACGTACGAGTTTGTTTAGTTTCTCCCGGTTTTATCAAAACACCTATGACAGATAAAAATGATTTTAAAATGCCATTTTTAAAAACATCTGAATTTGCTGCTGATCAAATTTATGATGGTTTAATTAATAAAAATGTTTTTGAAATACATTTTCCTAAAGCACTTACATTAACTTTAAAGTTCTTTAGTTTTCTTCCAAGTAAACTTTATTTTAAATTAGTAGGAAAGATGACTAAGCATCAAAAAAAGTAA
- a CDS encoding TspO/MBR family protein (PFAM: TspO/MBR family): protein MLKNKLLTFILFLIVTFSASFIGGIVSIYYKDPWYSLLTKPSFNPPDWIFAPVWTTLYLMMTFSIWIFWHSKRKEIQTVYIYFIHIVVNTTWTIVFFLLHNLVLAAVILALLIIMIIVMICRFKSVNLISVYLMIPYLLWCLYALILNVSLINLN, encoded by the coding sequence ATGTTAAAAAATAAATTATTAACATTTATTTTATTTTTAATTGTTACTTTTTCAGCGTCATTTATTGGTGGAATTGTATCAATATATTACAAGGATCCTTGGTATTCTCTTTTAACAAAACCATCATTTAATCCTCCAGATTGGATTTTTGCACCAGTTTGGACAACACTCTATCTAATGATGACATTTTCAATTTGGATTTTTTGGCATAGTAAAAGAAAAGAAATACAAACGGTTTATATTTATTTTATTCACATAGTTGTGAATACAACTTGGACTATAGTATTTTTTCTTTTGCACAATTTAGTTCTGGCTGCAGTTATATTAGCCTTATTAATTATCATGATCATTGTAATGATTTGTAGATTTAAAAGTGTCAATTTGATCAGTGTATATTTAATGATTCCATATTTACTTTGGTGCTTATATGCCTTAATTCTTAATGTAAGCTTAATTAATTTGAATTAA